Proteins from a single region of Antechinus flavipes isolate AdamAnt ecotype Samford, QLD, Australia chromosome 2, AdamAnt_v2, whole genome shotgun sequence:
- the ARHGAP19 gene encoding rho GTPase-activating protein 19, whose product MITKMASESNSDGQVHYQGQKRRDAICNFVICNDASLRGQPIIFNPDFFVEKLRHEKPDVFTELVVSNITRLIDLPGTELAQLMGEVDLKLPSGAGTASGFFRSLMSLKRKEKGVVFGSPLTEEGIAQICQLIEYLHKNLRVEGLFRVPGNSVRQQILRDALNNGADIDLESGEFHSNDVASLLKMFLGELPEPLLTHRHFHAHLKIADLMQFDDKGNKTSIPDKERQIEALQLLFLILPPPNRNLLKLLLDLLYQTAKKQDKNKMSAHNLALMFAPHILWPKNVTANDLQENITKLNNGMTFMIKHSQKLFKAPAYVRECARLHYLGSRTHASKDDLDLPTSCTNKDFPLSKSYKRTQMNTCFQQEETQQRTEEALRELFQHVHNMPDSAKKKKLIRQFNKQPLAQTPGADGFTPQFQKRTRSRSFSGLIKRKVLGNQIIMEKKNRCCTPESVDVGDLNRSSKENVNLVCSGSPALKMAPARLKLSEGKKEGRKGIL is encoded by the exons tgacGCCATCTGTAATTTTGTCATCTGCAATGACGCTTCTCTGCGAGGACAGCCGATCATCTTTAACCCCGACTTCTTCGTGGAGAAGCTCCGACATGAAAAACCTGATGTTTTCACCGAGCTCGTGGTCAGCAATATCACCAGACTCATTGACCTGCCGGGCACTGAATTGGCCCAGCTGATGGGGGAGGTGGACTTGAAGTTGCCCAGCGGGGCTGGCACAGCGTCAGGCTTCTTCAGATCGCTCATGTCTCTCAAGCGCAAAG AAAAAGGAGTTGTATTTGGATCACCATTGACAGAAGAAGGCATTGCTCAAATTTGTCAACTGATTGAATATCTACACAAAA ATTTGCGAGTAGAAGGTTTATTTAGAGTTCCAGGAAACAGTGTCCGACAGCAAATTCTAAGGGATGCCCTTAACAATGGTGCTGACATTGACTTGGAGTCCGGGGAGTTTCACTCCAATGACGTAGCCTCTCTGCTGAAGATGTTTCTGGGAGAGTTACCGGAACCCCTTCTGACCCACAGGCATTTCCATGCACACCTAAAAATTGCAG ATCTCATGCAATTTGATGATAAAGGAAACAAGACCAGCATCCCAGATAAAGAACGTCAGATTGAAGCCCTGCAGCTGCTCTTCCTAATTCTCCCACCGCCCAATCGTAATTTGCTAAAGCTGCTGCTTGACCTCCTGTACCAGACAGCAAAGAAACAAGACAAGAACAAGATGTCTGCCCACAACCTTGCCCTGATGTTTGCCCCTCACATCCTGTGGCCAAAAAAT GTCACTGCAAATGACCTTCAGGAGAATATCACAAAGCTGAATAATGGGATGACTTTTATGATTAAACACTCTCAGAAACTTTTTAAG GCTCCGGCTTATGTTCGGGAATGTGCCAGGCTGCATTACCTGGGCTCTAGAACTCATGCATCAAAG GATGACCTGGATCTGCCAACCTCATGCACTAATAAGGACTTTCCACTTTCAAAATCCTATAAAAGGACCCAGATGAACACTTGCTTCCAACAGGAAGAGACGCAACAACGTACCGAGGAGGCTCTCAGAGAGTTATTTCAGCATGTTCATAACATGCCTGACTCAGCAAAGAAGAAGAAGCTCATTCGACAG tttAATAAGCAGCCACTTGCTCAAACTCCAGGAGCAGATGGATTTACCCCCCAGTTTCAGAAACGGACCCGTTCACGCTCCTTCAGTGGACTTATTAAG cGGAAAGTCCTGGGGAATCagataataatggaaaagaaaaataggtgtTGTACTCCAGAATCTGTGGACGTTGGTGACTTGAACAGATCCAGCAAAGAAAATGTGAACTTA GTTTGTTCTGGATCTCCAGCACTGAAGATGGCACCAGCAAGATTAAAATtatctgaaggaaagaaagaagggagaaaag GAATCCTGTAA